One segment of Sulfobacillus thermosulfidooxidans DSM 9293 DNA contains the following:
- a CDS encoding glycosyltransferase, with amino-acid sequence MKHIVITSRELAGYNLSGGIGVYVDHHAASLSSQGYHVTVLTAAKFLEDRDEIAPPPERPYQIIPLRAVEGFRTAEHNFSYAVYVTLKELQKTQPFDIVEFPDYNGEGYFCIKAKRLLGEFGQVILWVHGHMTLHLCDTLNEEPPSLYRQAIYNMEQYCLRYADVVSVPSQDLAAVYGQDVPRDYYTMRHPIPAFTHPLLDQKGPNSSQDTSAVRVLYVGRLEHRKGVDLLVEAIIRQLDRGQNVSLRLVGGDTWWKEGSYRSYLLSLIPPHHQQAFEFMGPVTRENLQREYLNADIVVFPSRFENWPNVCLEAMSFGKPIIASRFGGMREMLDGGAGWLIDPFDADAFDEALTELIAHPEKRKIFGEQARSALHRMAQAPTELPTWFINEPKLENSISQDEPLVSIIVPCYNASETIEETLESLLHQDYPHIEIILVDDGSTEPGFAALLDRLGQAHNQVRVFHKTNSGLPGARNYGAKRAQGEYLAFCDADDLLAPMTIRHSVQALMRHQDLSLVYPIIHYFEGAQGFWGPQDLYAPTLLAENQAHAGIVIRRDRFFAHGGYDESFRYGWEDWELLLRLAKSGDHGEVLPYPHYQYRVRPNSMVRTTSAQNRHRIQKQMWTKHQELLGLPAYYVLDKEVLQGNSAQGGSTESHREWLRRIILDSKGMRLVITVSRIVPGFIRRPVRRWLKQVVLRRFNLS; translated from the coding sequence ATGAAACACATCGTGATTACGAGCCGTGAATTAGCTGGATATAATCTATCAGGAGGGATTGGCGTCTATGTAGACCATCACGCAGCCTCTTTGAGCAGCCAAGGATATCATGTCACGGTCCTGACAGCCGCCAAGTTTCTCGAAGACCGTGACGAAATTGCTCCACCGCCCGAACGCCCGTACCAGATCATCCCGCTTCGGGCTGTCGAGGGATTTCGCACCGCTGAACATAATTTTTCGTATGCCGTTTATGTGACACTCAAAGAACTCCAAAAGACCCAGCCTTTTGATATCGTAGAGTTTCCCGATTACAATGGGGAAGGGTACTTTTGCATTAAAGCTAAGCGGTTATTAGGCGAATTTGGCCAGGTTATTCTGTGGGTCCATGGGCACATGACTCTTCACCTGTGTGACACCTTAAATGAGGAACCACCGTCATTATACCGGCAAGCGATTTATAATATGGAGCAGTATTGCTTACGCTATGCCGACGTGGTCAGTGTACCCAGCCAAGATTTAGCGGCCGTTTATGGGCAAGACGTTCCCCGGGATTATTATACGATGCGCCATCCCATCCCGGCCTTTACCCATCCCCTCTTAGATCAAAAAGGGCCTAATTCTTCTCAGGACACTTCTGCTGTTCGGGTGCTATATGTGGGCCGTTTAGAACACCGCAAAGGCGTTGATTTGCTGGTTGAGGCCATAATTCGACAATTAGACCGGGGACAAAACGTGTCGCTACGCTTAGTTGGGGGGGATACGTGGTGGAAAGAGGGATCGTACCGGTCTTATCTTTTATCCTTAATTCCCCCCCACCACCAGCAGGCCTTTGAATTTATGGGTCCGGTAACCCGGGAAAATCTTCAACGCGAGTACCTAAACGCGGATATTGTGGTTTTTCCTAGCCGTTTTGAAAATTGGCCTAATGTCTGTCTTGAGGCCATGTCCTTTGGCAAGCCCATTATTGCCAGCCGTTTTGGCGGCATGCGAGAAATGTTAGACGGGGGCGCGGGCTGGTTGATTGATCCCTTTGATGCGGACGCGTTTGATGAGGCCTTGACTGAACTCATCGCCCATCCCGAGAAACGCAAAATCTTCGGCGAACAGGCCCGGAGCGCGCTGCACAGAATGGCGCAAGCACCCACCGAACTCCCGACATGGTTTATCAATGAGCCAAAACTCGAGAACAGCATCTCCCAAGACGAACCCCTCGTTAGTATTATTGTCCCTTGTTATAACGCGAGTGAGACCATAGAGGAGACTCTTGAGAGCTTATTACACCAGGACTATCCCCACATCGAGATTATTCTGGTCGATGATGGGTCCACAGAACCCGGCTTTGCTGCTCTCTTAGACCGCTTAGGACAAGCCCATAATCAGGTTCGCGTCTTTCATAAGACTAATAGTGGGCTCCCCGGGGCCCGCAATTACGGGGCGAAACGAGCGCAGGGTGAATATTTGGCCTTTTGTGATGCGGATGATCTGCTGGCTCCCATGACCATACGGCACAGTGTACAGGCCTTGATGCGGCATCAAGACCTCTCCTTGGTCTATCCTATTATTCATTATTTTGAGGGAGCCCAAGGCTTTTGGGGACCCCAAGATCTCTATGCACCTACGTTATTGGCGGAGAATCAAGCCCATGCCGGCATCGTGATTCGCCGGGACCGGTTTTTTGCCCATGGGGGCTATGACGAATCCTTCCGCTATGGGTGGGAAGATTGGGAACTATTATTACGGCTGGCAAAATCGGGGGATCACGGTGAAGTGCTGCCTTACCCCCATTACCAGTACCGGGTTCGTCCGAATTCGATGGTGCGGACGACCTCAGCCCAGAACCGGCACCGTATTCAGAAGCAAATGTGGACCAAACATCAAGAGCTTTTAGGATTGCCAGCCTATTATGTGCTGGATAAAGAGGTCTTGCAGGGGAACTCGGCCCAAGGAGGATCCACGGAAAGTCACCGCGAATGGTTAAGGCGCATCATATTAGACTCCAAAGGCATGCGCCTCGTTATTACCGTATCGCGTATTGTTCCGGGATTTATCCGGCGCCCAGTGAGACGGTGGTTAAAACAGGTGGTTTTACGGCGGTTTAATTTAAGTTAG
- the sat gene encoding sulfate adenylyltransferase yields MTTLFPRDKFNDISRPLPSHQLVVDEIATADIYALGVGAFAPLTGFMDEVTYDMVCHEMRLPNGLIWPVPVTLSVSELDACCLKEGMDILLKGIDHTLYAILHLTSIYRPNREQEADLVYGTHDPHHPGVKRLLQRGPVYLGGDLDVLHIPRFPLIDQPFMRVMTPSQVRSHIKSRGWQTVAGFQTRNPIHRAHEYIQKCALEIVDALFIHPLVGPTKADDVPSSVRIKTYEVLLEHYYPPDRVLFSVYYAAMRYAGPREAVFHALVRKNYGCTHFIVGRDHAGVGNYYGPYDAHKIFNRFSPKELGVTPLFFEQAFYCRRCDGMATSKTCPHAPEHHVYLSGTQVRTMLRKGEDLPKEFSRPEVAEILKHYYRG; encoded by the coding sequence ATGACTACATTATTTCCTCGTGACAAATTTAACGATATATCTCGCCCTCTGCCATCACATCAACTCGTTGTTGATGAAATTGCTACCGCGGATATTTATGCTCTGGGAGTTGGGGCATTCGCGCCGCTCACTGGATTCATGGATGAAGTTACGTATGACATGGTTTGCCACGAAATGCGCCTTCCAAACGGTCTGATATGGCCCGTTCCTGTCACTCTATCTGTTTCGGAACTCGATGCCTGTTGCCTTAAAGAGGGAATGGACATTCTTTTGAAGGGAATAGATCATACACTGTATGCTATTCTTCATCTCACGTCTATTTACCGTCCTAATCGCGAGCAAGAGGCAGACCTTGTCTATGGAACACATGATCCTCATCATCCTGGGGTGAAACGCTTGTTGCAGCGAGGGCCCGTATATTTGGGCGGGGATTTGGATGTACTGCATATCCCACGTTTTCCTTTGATAGATCAGCCTTTCATGAGGGTGATGACACCGTCACAAGTCCGTTCACATATTAAATCGCGTGGTTGGCAAACGGTTGCTGGTTTCCAAACTCGCAATCCTATTCATCGGGCCCATGAATATATTCAAAAATGTGCGTTGGAAATAGTTGATGCTCTCTTTATCCACCCATTAGTAGGCCCTACTAAGGCCGACGATGTTCCATCATCGGTTCGTATTAAAACCTATGAGGTATTGTTGGAGCATTATTATCCACCAGACCGCGTGCTATTCAGCGTGTATTATGCAGCCATGCGTTATGCGGGACCGCGCGAAGCTGTATTCCATGCTTTGGTACGAAAAAATTATGGCTGTACCCACTTTATTGTTGGTCGAGACCATGCTGGTGTGGGTAACTATTACGGTCCCTATGATGCCCATAAGATTTTCAATCGGTTTTCACCCAAAGAACTTGGCGTTACACCATTGTTTTTTGAACAAGCCTTCTACTGCCGACGCTGTGACGGGATGGCTACCAGCAAAACTTGTCCACATGCGCCAGAACATCATGTTTATCTATCTGGAACTCAGGTGAGAACAATGCTTAGAAAGGGCGAGGACTTGCCTAAGGAGTTTAGTCGACCAGAAGTCGCTGAAATTCTTAAACACTATTATCGCGGTTGA